TCAGTGCCTTTGCCCACTTTTATGGTTAAATAAATCGCACCCTTCCAGGAAGGTGGAGGGCAGAGAAGCCAGGCCGAGGCATAAAGAGAGGCATTAgataggcagtgtggctcagtggaaagagcccgggcttgggagtcagaggtcatgggtttgaatccctgctctgccacttgtcagctgtgtaaccttgggcaagccacttaacttctctgtgcctcagttacctcatctgtaaaatggggattaataataataataataatggcattgttaagcgcttactatgtgcagagcactgttctaagcactggggaggatacgaggtgatcaggttgtcccacgaggggctcacagtcttaatccccattttacggatgagggaaccaaggcccagacttgcccaaagtcacacagctgacaagtggcggagccgggattagaacccatgacctctgactcccacgcccgggcttttgccactgagccacgctgcttcagactttaagactgtgagcccgacatgggacaacctgatcaccttgtatccccccccagcgcttagaacagcgattggcacgtagtaagcgcttaacaaatgccaacgttattataaAGAAAATGGTCTCTATGGCTGCAGAACCTCTGTGTTAGAGTTGGAGGCCGGAAAAATGTGCCCCGGCCAACGGGGGCAGAAATGCAAGCCTCCCTCCgctacccaccccagccccgggGGGATGCCCACAGAGACGGCGGTGGTTTTGACCCGCCGGGTCGACCCCTCTGTGCTCACAGGTGGCAGCCTCCTGTGCTGTGAGTCCTGCCCTGCCGCCTTCCACCGCGAGTGCCTGAGCATCGACATGCCCGAGGGAAACTGGTACTGCAACGACTGCAAGGCGGGCAAGAAGCCGCACTACAAGGAGGTCGTCTGGGTGAAAGTGGGGCGCTACCGGTGAGTGGCGCGCCCCGCGTCCGGCGGCCGGCCGGCGGGCGTCCCTTCGGGGGGCGCGACCGGGGACCGACCGCGTCTCCCTCCCCAGGTGGTGGCCAGCCGAGGTCTGTCACCCGCGGACCATCCCCGTCAACATCCAGAAGATGAAGCACGATATCGGAGAGTTCCCGGTCCTGTTCTTCGGCTCCAACGACTACCTGTGGACCCACCAGGCCCGCGTCTTCCCCTACATGGAGGGGGACGTCAGCAGCAAGGACAAGATGGGAAAGGGAGTGGACGGGACCTACAAGAAAGGTAACcgcctcccccctccgccccccacaacCGGAGACCTTCCTTCCAACCACCCATGGCCCCTCCACCGCTTACGGGAAGAGAGTAGGTTTTCCGACTCTGTCAACTTGCACTCTCCAGagggctcagtccagggctctgcgctcggtagactagaagctccttgcgGACACAGATCCGATCTATCAGATCGTACTTTCTCGAGCCCCCCGCCCTCGAcagcttcttgcgggcagggattgagtGTACCCACTCTGTcggattgaatcaatcagtcaatcgtatttatcgagcgcttactgtgtgcagagcactgtactaagctcttgggaagtacaagttggcaacctatagagacagtccctacccaacagtgggctcacagtctagaagggggagacagagaacaaaaccaaacattaacaaaataaaataaatagaatagatatgtacaagtaaaataaataaataaatagagtaataaacatgtacaaacatatacatatatacaggtgctgtggggaagggaaggaggtacgacgggtgggatggagaggaggacgagggggagaggaaggagggggctcaactgCTCAGTCTAGCGCTctgcgcacgggaagcgctcactGAATTCCCTTGCTTGATTTGACCgtgaactggttgtgggcagggaatttgtctgtctgctgttgtactctcccaagcgcttagtacagtgctttgcacacagtaaatgctcagtaaatacgattgagtgaataacggatgaatgaacgaaccagggAGCGGGTCTGTTGACTCTGTTGGCTTGTCCACTACTCGCAAGCGCTCAGAGGAGTCAGCATCCCGACAGATTGACGGCTAGGTGTTGATGCAGGTCGAGTCGGGAGATGGGGAGAACAAGGTTTAGTCCGGAGAGACCCCCAGGTTTTGGAGCTTCATCCGGATAAGCGTCTCGTCTCTGCCCCCGCCCCAAGAAATCCTCTCCCCAGGTTTGGTTCCTTGTTGAGCCCCTGCATCCCCGCTGATATCTCCCCAGGGAGGAGGGCATCCGACATCGAATCCGCCGACGCCTGCCCTTTTCCCGCGGGCCGGGGTGGCCTGTTTGtagccctttcttcctcttctcacatCCATGAAGCCCATGGCCCTCTGGCACCCGGGGCCAACATGTCCTGGAAAAGTGAGAGCCTGGAAAAGTGAGGTCTGTCTCCCGGCTCCAGGGGGAAAAGATGGGGGCAGGAAGCGAGGCATTGCTGTGGGGCGGTAGCTTCTGCCGGCCGTCGGACTGCCCTCTGGCTCCACTGGAGTGGCTTGGAGCAGGTCTGATTTGGGGCAGGGGGAGCCACGAGGGACCTTGTGGATCCCAGTCACCCCACCGGTCACTCATGTGTTCCCGGGAGCACACCGGTTAGCTCCGGGGTGCGAGTTATCACCCCGAGAAAACAGGCCGGCGACTGAAGCCCCTCAAATGTCCCCCGACTCTCCGCCACCATCATCGCGGTCTTGGTCCAAACAGCTGTGGTCCGGGTCAGCGAGCCCAGGAGAGGTCTGCTCGTAAATGACGGGCACGTGTTGTGCGTTCTCCACTAGCTCTCCAAGAAGCGGCCCTGAGGTTCGAGGAGCTGAAAGCCCAGAAGGAGCTGAGGCAGCTCCAGGAAGACCGCAAGAACGACAAGAAGCCCCCGCCGTACAAGCACATCAAGGTGAGGGGGTGTTCCCTGCCGGGAGGGGGGCCAGGGGGACCATCCCCCGCATGCCACTCTGATCCCCATCCTGTCCCGCAAGCATTTCCAGGTGATAGCGTGGGGTTTGAGAACAGCGGGAgggtttggaggaggaggggctggccattcaccccctccccgccaccaccgCCCCGCCAGCTAACGTAGCTGACTCTTGAAAGTTAGACAAGGGTGAGACTGGCATCTCCAGAGCCAGAGATGTCGGGGCCATGTGGGCAGAAAGAGAACCCCGACCCCCGGGGGGCAAGGCGGTAGCCCTTGGGCTTTGAGGTTTGGCTCAGTCTGAGAAAACCcagctggggagaggcagagagacagagacaaggagaggggGAGTCCTCCATAGCCGCAGCGGGGAGGTCTTGATATCAGGGATCTTTAGGAGTTGGTCAGGGTTAAGACCCCACCGTGGGGCTTAACTTGAGATAGAGAGGATTAGCCGCGTCATTAGGCCAAGCGTGAGCCAGCGATTAGGGGTGACGGGCTACCGAGCCTGGAGAATGTCAGGCGTTGGCATGTAAGAGCACCCTGAAATATGGGGGTCTTCACTCCTCTCTGaggtcccgccccccgccctgggCTACGTAGAAAACAGTTTAGAAAGCCCTGGGCTACCGCTGACAGCTGGCAAACGGGAAACTCCAAGGGGACCAAAGCGGGTCAGGGGTCGGCCCCCGGGAGTCCGGCTTGGAGGtcacctttcgttcattcattgtcgcatttattgagcgcttactgtgtgaagagcactgtactaagcgcttgagagaggacaacagaacaataagcagacacattccctgcccacaacgagctcacaatctgctGCTCGTGCCGGGATCAGTGGCGGGggccactgggggtgggggacgggggcgaGTTGTCCCCGCTCGGCGGGCTGAATAGCCGGGGGGAGTTAAGCAATCCGGGGAAGGTGGCACCCCCAACCCGGAGGGAGCCATGAGGGGTACAGCTGGCCCCTGGAACGGCAAACCCAGGCGGTGCCCGGCAAtctactaagctccggggtagatccaagctcatcagattgggcacggtccccgtcccccatgggcctcaccgtctcaatccccaatttacagccgtttgactgagtcccagagaagtgaagcgacttgcccagcgggcaactggcggagccgggattagaacctgggtcctcctgaGTCTCGGGCCCGAGCTTTAGCCACCCGGCCCCGCGGTTGCCcatcaggaagagggagggcggggggagctgGGTTAGGAAGACGCCGGCCGACGCCGGCCGTCCCGCCTCCCTCTCCCGCGCGCCCAGGTGAACCGGCCCGTGGGCCGGGTGCAGATCTTCACCGCGGACCTGGCCGAGATCCCCCGCTGCAACTGCAAGGCCTCGGACGAGAACCCGTGCGGCGTGGACTCCGAGTGCATCAACCGCATGCTGCTCTACGAGTGCCACCCCGCCGTCTGCCCCGCCGGAGAGCGCTGCCAGAACCAGTGCTTCTCCAAGCGCCAGTACCCGCACGTGGAGATCTTCCGCACCCTGCAGCGCGGCTGGGGCCTGCAGACCAAGACCGACATCAAGAAGGCGAGCGGGCCGGGGGGAGACGTTCCCGGGGGCCGGCGGGTGGGGTCTCACGCTCCCTTCAGTGCCCCGGGAGGGACTGACCGGCTGTGCcaaccagtcagtcgtatttgctgagcgcttcctgggtccagcgtgccgtactgagcgcctggtagagaattgttatcattattatggaacttaagcgcttactatgtgtcaagcactgttctgagccctgggttagattcaggtcaggtcggacacagtctctgacccacatagggctcacactcttaatcctcgccttacggatgaggtagctgaggcccggagaagtgaagtgacttgcccgaggtcgcacagcagacacgtggcagagccgggattagaacccaggtccttctgactcccaggctcgtgttttatccactaggccatgctgcttctccagacacaggcacacacacatacacacccacataaCCACGGGGAAGAGCGGGAGCAGGAGTAGGGGGAAACCCGAATCTCGGCCTTGTTTGATCCCAGGGGGAGTTCGTGAACGAGTACGTCGGCGAGCTGATCGACGAGGAGGAATGCCGGGCCCGCATCCGCTACGCCCAGGAGCACGACATCACCAACTTCTACATGCTCACCCTGGACAAGGTGAGCGGCTGGGCCCGGACGGGAAAACCGGACCAGGGCGGCCCCCTCCCAGATGTTGGCCGGGAATGGGGCAGTGAGGGGGAATCCCTCTggtccttccctcagccctgcctGACGATGCATCCAGCTGCCTCGTCGGCTGGGGTGGCCGGGAAAACCCGCTTCGGGAATGGGTCTGCCCCATCCCGGAAGAAGAAGTGCCCAACGGAAACGCCTCCCCAGCTCCGGCTCTCCCCCCGGCCTGcctttcctcactgctctcccactccaAACCAACCCACGCGCTCCGCTCCTCCATCACCAGCCTACCCTCCTTCCCTGATTCTCGTGTGTCCCGCCACCAACCCCCTAGCCCGtgtcctccctcgggcctggaactccctcccccctcatcgGTCAatggatcctatttattgagtgcttactacgtgcagagcactgtgctaagcgcctgggcgagtccaattcaacagaatcagcagattcattccctgcccataacgagcgtaTCGTATCCGACGGGCCAgcgctttccccaccttcagagcctaacTAAATTCACTTCTCCTCTCCGTCCCCTCAGTGTCACCTACGCATCTGGCTGTGAACCGCTTGAGCACTTGATGCTCACTTCAGCCCCAATGTACTTCTCATACTCCCCTCTGTTTCCCccatccgtaattcattttaatgtcgtgtctttcccaagtgcttagtagggtgctcggcacacagtaagcgatcagtgcACGCCACTGACCGATGCGtgtcgagcactgtgctgagcgctggggtaaacagaTGGAACTCGGCCCCTTTTcccccttgggactcacagtctaagtgggagcaGGGATCCTTAGCCCCAATTTGCAGGTGGGGTagtggaggcccggagaagtgaagcaatttaccCAAGCTGACTGAGAAGGCAggaggcgaagctgggattagaacccagggctcctggctcctgggcccgggctctttccacacggCTTCCAGATAGGGGCAGGGGCTCTGCCTGAGGCGGCCAGCCAGTCCCTCTCCTGAAAGGGAGCTTTTCCCACGTGATTCCAGGACCGGATCATCGACGCCGGCCCGAAAGGCAATTATGCCCGGTTCATGAATCACTGCTGCCAGCCCAACTGCGAGACCCAGAAGTGGTCCGTCAACGGGGACACGCGAGTCGGCCTCTTTGCCCTGAGCGACATCAAAGCGGGTAAGGGAGGGGtgagggccggggcggggggctttTCTCCCGTTGTCCTGGCGCTGGGAACCTTGGCATTAGCAAAggattgggggggggcgggggggggggtttgaGTTGAAACGTCCCAGACGGGAGTGAGCCTGGTCAGTTTAGGACCCAGCTAGGAGATCTGGGGGACGGGCGGGCATGGCAAATGAGAGGATGAAATGTCCTGAAGAAAGATGGCGAGATAATACTGGTTATTAGCAACGCTTATTATGTATGGAGCGATCcatgatccatcagtggtatttattgggcgctaactatgggcagagcactgtactaagtgcgtgcttgggagagagcactggAATAGCTGAATTACAATCACATGGGACCAAGTGCCCGCCCCTCATGAGACTCTCAGTCTACAGGGGGCAAAAAACAgttgtctcatccccattttacagatgaggaaactgaggctcagagaagctgacttgctcACCAGAGGTCCTTCAGCAGGCCATGGCGGAAGTCTCTCGTGCtctttcccattaggccacactgcttctggtgttTGCCCTCCCTGACTTGTAAGCTCGTGATTTGTCCTCTTTGCGGTAGTAGCAATAGCAAGAATGATACTTGTTCAGTGCTgaaaatgtgccaaacactgttctaagcagcagggTGGCCGGGCACAGtgcccctgccccacacggggggcTAAGTGGGAGCCTCAGGGattagatccccatttttcagatgaggaaacagaggcccagagtgactcccccgaggtcacccagcagaccggaGGTGGAGCCgcggctagaacccaggttctccgactcccagtcccgggctctttcccgagGGGGGCCGTAGGGCGGGGCCTGCCCTGATGGGaccccccgctctctcccgccAGGGACCGAGCTGACGTTCAACTACAACCTGGAGTGTCTGGGCAATGGGAAGACAGTGTGCAAATGCGGCGCCCCCAACTGCAGCGGCTTCCTCGGCGTCCGGCCAAAGgtaccccctccccggcccccccggcccccggccgccGCGGGGCAACGATGTCATCTCGGGGATGTCCGCACACTCCATTCCTTCGCTCAGTCATATTCGTCGAGCGcttgctctgggcagagcactgtgctaagcgctcgggggagtacagtgcaacgaACAAGTTGGGAACCTGGCGGCCCGGAGCTGCAGAGtccatcaaccagtggtacttattgagcgcttacggggcactattctgagcgctcgggagagaacgGTGTGACAGAGGTGGTGTCAGTTcattttattcagtcgtatttattgagcacttaccgtgtgcccggcactgtactaagcgcttgggagagtgcagtagaacagtaaacaggTTTATTGAgctctgcccgcaacaagctagACAGGCTCTCAGCTCTCAGCGTTGAGAGACACTCTCAGACAGACATGGGCACCCACATCGCCCGCCGCCCCACCACCTCCGGGCACTGAAATTGACAGCCACAGATCTCAGACGGGGCCACGGTCACCATTTCGTCCCCACTGGCTCTAAGCCGCCCGGTTTTTCCGGGCTCCCATACGTTCGAAAACTCATTCGATTTTTGATGTAGAGACCTCTTGGTTAGGTCCCTTCTGAGCCTTCCCATTCGTACGTTTGTTCCTTTCCTGTCCGTGAAACCGACTCTCGCAAAACCCTAGGGGAAGATGTGAGCGGGAAAATTTTCCTCCAGACCCCCCGCCTCCCCAGTAGGCCCCCGAGCTTGCAGGGCCCGTCCGGCAACGGGGGCCAGAGTGACCGAACGGTCTGCCTGACAAAAGAGAGTCGTGATTgggtttctctcccccctctcccaccaGAAGTGGGTCGAAGGGGTCCAGTGGTCAGGGGGCACAGACGGCGAGGTTTGAGGAGCCGGCATTCGGCCCACCCTCTTGGGATCCGGAAAGGGTCTCCTTCGGGGAGCAGGCGGAGAGCCCGGAGCCAGGGCGTTGCGTTGGGCCTCTGACCGGCCGGCCCGCCGCCGTCCTCCCCGCAGAATCAACCCATTGTGACCGAGGAGAAGTCCAAGAAGCTGAAGCGGCGACACCAGGCGAAGCGGCGGCCCCAGGGGGAGGTGACCAAGGAGCGGGAGGACGAGTGCTTCAGCTGCGGGGACGCTGGCCAGCTCGTGTCCTGCAAGAAGCCGGGCTGCCCCAAGGTCTACCACGCCGACTGCCTCAATCTGACCAAACGGCCCGCAGGTCAGGGAGGGTCCCCACAACCCGATCCTGAAGGgaggaccccacccccaccccccaaggccCCCGATCCCAGAGGgaagtctccctctccccctccagttgGGTCCCCTCAGACCCCACTGGGTATGTCTTCCTTTCCGTGAAACCGAAACCCGTAAAACCCTGGAGGTCAAGCGCGTTaagatcagtcagtccatcgtatctgttgagcgcttattgcgtgcagagcactggactgagcccttaggacgatagacacgttccctgcccacaacgagttgacagtctagagggagaggtggaCATAAATAGAAATTTTAAAAATGACAGATGTGAAGATTTGAGGGGGAAACTTTTCtccagacaccccccccccactcccgacCCCGCCCTCATACTGACCGGGCATCCCCCTCCAACCTCCGGCTTTCAGGGAAATGGGAGTGCCCCTGGCACCAGTGCGACGTGTGCGGCAAGGAGGCGGCGTCGTTCTGTGAGATGTGTCCCAGCTCCTTCTGCAAGCAGCACCGCGAGGGCACGCTCTTCATCTCCAAGCTGGACGGGCGCCTGTCCTGCACGGAGCACGACCCCTGCGGGCCCAACCCCCTGGAGCCCGGCGAGATCCGCGAGTACGTGcctccccccgggcccctcccGCCCGGGGCCGCCGACCAGAGACCGCAGCCGCCCGACCGGCCGGGAGAGGCCGGGCCCCCCGACGGGGCAGACCaggggcccccgcccccgccggacAGAGCGCCCGTCGCCACGGACCCCGGCCCGCGGCCGCCCGGCCGGACCCCGGGCCCGCCGCCGGACAGGCCCCCCGCCTCCTCGCTGGCCCAGAGGCTGCCCGGCGACAAGGTGCTGTCGGCCGCGGTCCAGACCCTCGTTTCGAAAGAGAAAGCACTAAGGCCCCTGGACCAGAACAGCCGGCCCAGGGAGAgggcggccccgcccccgacgGAACCCACCCCGCGCCACAAGGAGCACCGGGCCGCcgagccccccccggcccccggccccccagcaggaggaccaggtggaggaggaggaggaggggccgccGCCGGCCCCCTCCGACCGCCCGTGGCCTCCCGCCGGGCCCCCAGGGACCGAGCCCCTCGCGGAGCAGGAGGCCGACCCCGCCGACGGTCCGGCCGAGCCCGGCCGCCGCCCGGCCGTCCCACTGACTgcagcggcggggcggggggcgccgggGCCGGCGCTCTGGGCCCCGGGCaagccgggccccgggcccgccgGGCCCGTCCAGACGTTGGCGCAGACTTGGCGGCCGGGCGGGAGCCCGCAGACGTTGGCACAGACTTGCCGGTCCCCCGCAAGAGGGCCGGCCCCCGCGGGGCAGAACGCTTTGTGTGAACAGAACGCGGGGCTGGCGCTCGGCCAGGACCCCTCCGGCCTCGAGCCCCCAGCGCCCGCGCAGAAGTGAAGGCGGCCCCGGAACCCccgccgggggaggaggagcaggagcaggagagcCTTTTCTTTGTCCttatattttcttcttttttattttggagaacgcacacacacacacacacacatgcacacccctgtgggcccgccccccctccccccaatcctcccctccccctggggcCCCCAGTGCTCTCCCTCCGACTCTCTTTCTCTTGGCCTTGTGGAGGCGGCAGGCGGGGACGGGCCcgagaccccctcccctccggccccccgccccgaggAGGCAGactggcccctctccctcccccttccccacctcgtTTTTACATGTGGTAAACTTGAAATAAAATGTCCACTCTGAATTCAAACACGGAATTCGATTCCAGTGGTCAGATCAGGTCGGTGGCGTGGCCGGCCCCGAGGCCAGGCGcgccccccccctcacccccgcccccccacccccggcccctctgAGGGAGGGGGCCCAGCTctcaaattggggggggggggggggaggcagctccctcccgctcctcagcccccaaacctcctccccctccccacccctccggccAGGGCATCTCTGTTGGGGGTGCTtgggtgcgtgtgtgtctgtgtgtgtgtgtgtgcttgcccactgtgggtgtgggtgtgttctGCACGTGCTGTCAAGCAGAAGGCTTACTGACCGGCCAGGTCTGTGGTCAGGAGCGCGGCGGGGCGCGGGAGGGCCACGGAAGGACGGGgcgcgccccccaccccaccgccgcTCCGGGAAGCTGGCCCCAGACGAGCCCCACACTCGCCACCCAGCTCAGGGGACCCCGGCCCATCCCGATGGAAAGGGCCGGCGGTCCGGGCCGCCGAGACCCGGTGCCGGGAGGGGGGCCCGGCCGGCTGTCGGCCGAGCGTCGCCGTCGCCGGTCCGCGCCCCGACCGCTGCCCCCGGTTTCTCCGTGCCCGGCTGGGGAATCCATTGGTGCTGCCCTCCCCGGCCCTCCGCCAACGGGAGGTGCCGGCGGGTcggttctctcctctctctccccccccatccccacctcccccacacacGTGACCTCTGCAATGGACCGGGCTCCATCTCCAGccgacccctcctctcctcccgcaGAGCCGGGGCcggccctccccaccccggggcaACCAGCCAGCGCCGTTATCACTCTGTCTCGAGCGGCGGGAACCATCACCCCGGCTAAAGGAGTCAGGACGGTGGGGGCAGGCGGGCTGGGGTCTGGTTTCGGGGGCCTTCCCCCCGCACCCACAACCCCAAAGCGTTTCATACCCGAAGCCGGATCGTCCGCGCTTTTCCGCCTGACCCCCGGCCCCGGCTCGGGGGACAGGACGGAAGGACAGCCGGCGAGGGGGAGACTCCGTAAGCGTGGGgtggcggcggggagggaggcaCAGGTTCTCCAACTCGAGAAATTGACGGGCGTTTTTCTTCGCTTGGAAAAGCAAACGGCGAGAGTATCAGATCGACCCACAaacactgaggttcagagaacatTAAGTATTTATCACTTGAGGAGAATGACTCTATGATTTCCCGTTGTAGGCCTCCCCTGTGCTGAACTTCTCTTAGATGGTGTGAGTAGGGTCTTCACCTGTGCGaaaccccctcctcgccctcccgccCCGCATTGTAGCTGTAAAACCGGAAAGGTGTCCACACTGCACTGTCAAACTGTTTTCACAATGTCGTGTGTTAAAACTACCGTAGCTCTTTGTTTCAACGAATAAACTGTGAATATTTTTGGTGCGGGCTATctttaactttttaaaaaaggagccaGGGGCCCGAGGGCCGAGTCCCATCTCCGTCTGGAGGGTCGGCGAACCCGCCGGGCTGGCTGAGGATCAGGAAAGGACTCGGGTGAAGGGACTTCTCTACCTCTCATCCCTGACCGGCAGgctctgggaggaagaggaggaggaagaagggggcaggtGTGTGCCGTCGTGACTTGTTCCCGGGACCCGTGCTAGCCCAGGGAGGGTCAGAGCTACTGCCCGTCTCCCTccggtagaccgtaagctccgttTGGGCGGGGATCGCAGCTAGTggttctgttggattgtcctctcctaagcgcttaggccagtgctccgcacacaggaaatgctcagtaaatcccacggGTCGACTGACGGCCGGCGGCCAGGGGGATGTTGGGAAGACGTTaccggggcagggtggggggcttccAGAGTGTGTCCCCAATTTGAGATGGGGGCGTGTGGTAGATGATTGCTGAAAGGACAAGAAAAATGGGCCGTGTGTTGGGGACGGAAGGCTTGTACTTGAGTTTGTGATTCGAGCGGGAGGCTAAACGGTGCTAATCCAGCTGCTGGGAACCCTGGTTGATGCGGGGGTGGTGGCGTTGGAAGCTAGACCCCCGCTTCACTCCCAGCTCGGACCCTGTGGCCCGGAGGCCGGGCCTTGGGTTGGGGGGCAGCGGTCATCTCGCCCCCGAGCCTCTTGCCGTTGGTCggcggggagca
This sequence is a window from Tachyglossus aculeatus isolate mTacAcu1 chromosome X2, mTacAcu1.pri, whole genome shotgun sequence. Protein-coding genes within it:
- the LOC119949627 gene encoding translation initiation factor IF-2-like, with translation MWSGSFRGRRPGRPREGKPRRAGPERLVPGRGKRAPVASLPPSPLPCRGLRRRWPRPLPQQQMTGPGQQEERGPRRREDREGGPTASGPHTHPGTRTHTQKGSTKTAKSPAPAARADENPAGQSSGGRDLGAEPLSARPAPGERADGDRARSERAPPRPTETPGMGRSIPVASGDYKVEPAPKRAVWSPDPRLSPSPTAQTLLGRGHGNVPTGPDSALSPGADSFHGAEPSRPPPAVGTSPLPLLPADQRQEARGRDDRCPPTQGPASGPQAIIYHTPPSQIGDTLWKPPTLPRPAGSPTLQTEMGLGPRAPGSFFKKLKIARTKNIHSLFVETKSYAKKNARQFLELENLCLPPRRHPTLTESPPRRLSFRPVPRAGAGGQAEKRGRSGFGAGEGSTNGFPSRARRNRGQRSGRGPATATLGRQPAGPPSRHRVSAARTAGPFHRDGPGSPELGGECGARLGPASRSGGGVGGAPRPSVALPRPAALLTTDLAGQ